In one window of Brachyhypopomus gauderio isolate BG-103 chromosome 16, BGAUD_0.2, whole genome shotgun sequence DNA:
- the bach1a gene encoding transcription regulator protein BACH1a, whose translation MSVDGVRTSVFIFQSAVHSVHVLRSLDQQRQEDVLCDVSVEVESRSFRAHSSVLACCSDYFYTRLLSHTGWNLVITLPDEVTVEGFVPLLQFAYTAKLHFTKENILEIHRCAELLGFHNLDKACFDFLIPKFSAGSGTAQEAKGRSQEIRSATPPERGPVAETGGGPQASAAPPTEQREPAMPGGLHPAQCSSAPACKDLRLDSSLVTFQGGRDEAQLCLQNCGPQLLASSSVASAEICPFLSIPCTSANEDLHPDAAGCDGDVLQMGEALEDGLVVDAGDGPPETSAGEDLNVAPITKEQFDQPLRSLETPLCPLSSTEASEVLDSIASASDLQSIGTEATEPFTSSEQIFPDAAHGDGCPERSTVEREVAEHLAKGFWPDLTSSLTETLESVDQTAVGNASDFHWLKHLNLGAAPDDCPFLRDLSSTEGRASQTDTESRRDSGEGSCASTINSGENSECDTEGDCVAGGVQGCEADLPVPVEQISTMSRRAFLRMLKEQRLSPEQLELVQDVRRRSKNRMAAQRCRKRKLDCIYRLEGDLKKLRTQKEKLLHEHHQLKRSMEDMRQSLSRLCQSVCTEASAQPEQLRLLSGYLPPEQLRLLSGYLPPDCPTSGLFTSAAPPIPAASRHDTLPHAPLEPRLPPPRVNGAGVTPTSASLPDGTQNDVTDSVT comes from the exons ATGTCTGTGGATGGCGTCCGGACGTCCGTGTTCATCTTCCAGTCTGCGGTGCACAGCGTGCATGTGCTGCGTTCGCTGGACCAGCAGAGGCAGGAGGACGTTCTCTGCGACGTGAgcgtggaggtggagagcaGGAGCTTCCGCGCTCACTCCTCCGTCCTCGCCTGCTGCAGTGACTATTTCTACACCAGGCTGCTCAGCCACACAGGATGGAACCTCGTCATCACTCTTCCTGACGAA GTCACCGTAGAAGGCTTTGTGCCTTTGCTGCAATTTGCGTACACTGCAAAGCTTCACTTCACCAAAGAGAACATTTTAGAGATTCACAGATGCGCCGAACTCTTGGGGTTTCACAACCTCGACAAGGCCTGCTTCGACTTCCTCATTCCAAAGTTCTCTGCTGGCAGTGGAACCGCCCAGGAAGCCAAAGGGAGGAGCCAAGAGATACGGTCAGCCACGCCCCCTGAGCGGGGTCCTGTGGCTGAAACAGGCGGAGGCCCTCAGGCTTCAGCGGCCCCCCCCACAGAGCAGAGGGAGCCGGCGATGCCTGGTGGGCTGCACCCTGCACAATGCTCCTCAGCTCCTGCCTGCAAGGATCTGCGCTTAGATTCCTCCTTAGTTACTTTCCAGGGAGGTCGGGACGAAGCGCAGCTGTGTTTACAGAACTGCGGGCCGCAGCTGTTGGCGTCGTCCTCAGTGGCGAGCGCTGAGATTTGTCCCTTTCTTTCAATACCGTGTACCAGTGCAAACGAAGACCTTCACCCCGATGCAGCCGGCTGTGACGGTGACGTTTTGCAGATGGGGGAGGCGTTGGAGGATGGGCTGGTGGTGGATGCCGGCGATGGCCCTCCTGAAACGTCCGCGGGCGAAGATCTAAACGTGGCCCCGATCACCAAGGAGCAGTTTGACCAGCCTTTAAGGTCTCTGGAAACACCCTTATGTCCTCTCAGTTCCACAGAAGCAAGTGAGGTTTTGGACAGCATTGCATCAGCGAGTGACCTCCAGAGCATCGGCACGGAGGCCACGGAGCCCTTCACCTCCTCTGAGCAAATATTCCCTGATGCAGCCCACGGCGACGGCTGTCCAGAGAGAAGTacagtggagagggaggtggcaGAACATTTGGCCAAGGGCTTCTGGCCAGACTTGACTTCCTCTTTGACAGAGACACTGGAGTCTGTGGACCAGACAGCTGTGGGAAACGCTTCAGATTTCCACTGGCTGAAGCACCTGAACTTGGGGGCGGCGCCCGACGACTGCCCTTTCCTCCGAGATCTGAGCTCCACCGAGGGACGCGCCTCTCAGACCGACACGGAGTCCAGACGGGACAGCGGCGAAGGTTCCTGCGCGTCTACCATAAACTCGGGCGAGAACTCGGAGTGCGACACGGAGGGGGACTGCGTGGCCGGCGGCGTGCAGGGCTGTGAG GCGGACCTGCCCGTCCCGGTGGAGCAGATCTCCACCATGAGCAGACGAGCGTTCCTGCGCATGCTGAAGGAGCAGCGTCTGAGCCCCGAGCAGCTGGAGCTCGTGCAGGACGTCCGGAGGCGCAGCAAGAATCGCATGGCCGCCCAGCGCTGCCGTAAGAGGAAGCTGGACTGCATCTACCGGCTGGAGGGAGACCTCAAGAAACTG AGGACTCAGAAGGAGAAGCTGCTTCACGAGCATCACCAGCTGAAGCGGAGTATGGAGGACATGCGTCAGTCTCTCTCACGCCTGTGCCAGAGCGTGTGCACGGAGGCTTCCGCACAGCCGGAGCAGCTCCGCCTCTTATCCGGGTACCTCCCCCCAGAGCAGCTCCGCCTCCTATCCGGGTACCTCCCCCCAGACTGCCCCACCTCTGGGCTCTTCACCTCGGCGGCCCCTCCCATCCCGGCCGCCTCCCGCCACGACACCCTCCCCCACGCCCCCCTGGAGCCACGCCTCCCGCCCCCCCGGGTGAACGGGGCGGGGGTTACACCCACATCAGCATCCTTACCAGATGGTACACAAAACGATGTCACAGACTCTGTCACATGA
- the LOC143477511 gene encoding TRPM8 channel-associated factor homolog — translation MERMSDYHQLMSGLQELDFQGKAVPSDLVLIGHHAFPLSMNPRGQVLMAASRYGQGRIVVLGHEKFLSQFPGLVENALVWLMPTSGDSSTVGVHKSLSSVYDNLSYCSLKTKTGDFQSDFAVYVSDAYSVDACAKDMVAFLKAGGGLLIAGQAWGWAKDHPEQNTLLNFPGNKVCSVAGIYFSEHMGELGKYPVPAEIPSSWLSVSIGKDFRDDLQFLLEGVPEFDIKGGALPSELMVHGPLAFPIGLTPDGRAFFAGAYYGQGKVIVATHESFFGRDSLSTFLVNAVRWLDEGRNGVIGILPQFKETHRILSKAGLNCQFTGFRNDLSVFICTSYSDAQYQEIQEFVAEGCGLLIGGHAWYWAQCNPHRNVMTDCPGNIILSKMGLSIMGKTIEPKVYKAQDVSKQEKSTTYHFRDMIQRFAGHVIDGHQLTEQEEESLDKLRNDCANYLRMQAHDSASYTSTVGLITDMVKKTGVPQVGHSCPVESARDKLLLHMGTEVYKVCPNPDELLPVIISDIPKLPVVSNAVVRISADTAGCEEWISTGLYLSPGMRTYVAVPSDIAGKGWKLQIGCQTDYIGNANSLKRAPVVHERFPLEDQMVQVWNLWGGLVYLIAPPNTKVDAVQVIFQSAIRAPYYKSGETSVADWVNTIRAAPAPWAELEFENLIITMQSDAVRQLDRPDEVAALWDTIMRGIADLAARPPKFPRKERFVADIQISCGFMHAGYPVMIHSYTGPEMLNVESARRSGLWGFIHELGHNQQRGVWEFPPHTTECTCNLWSVYVHEVVLGINRAVAHENMAPDRRQSRAQNYAQGGKQLQQWDMWTALETYMQLQDTFGWDAFKKVFAAYHNMNNVPGDNSGKMNLYAETFSTVVNRNLAPFFKAWGWPIQPSTEEKLSGLPQWSDHPMAQYE, via the exons ATGGAGCGCATGTCAGACTACCATCAACTCATGTCCGGGCTTCAGGAACTTGACTTCCAGGGGAAAGCAGTGCCCAGTGATCTGGTGCTCATAGGCCATCATGCCTTCCCGCTGTCCATGAACCCGAGAGGTCAGGTCCTGATGGCTGCGTCTCGCTACGGCCAAGGACGTATCGTAGTGTTGGGTCACGAGAAGTTCCTGTCACAGTTCCCAGGCTTGGTGGAGAACGCCCTGGTTTGGCTCATGCCCACTAGTGGTGACAGCAGCACGGTGGGCGTTCACAAGAGTCTTAGTTCGGTTTACGACAACCTGTCTTACTGTTCTCTGAAGACCAAGACCGGAGATTTCCAGAGCGATTTTGCAGTCTATGTGTCTGACGCTTACAGTGTGGACGCATGTGCAAAAGACATGGTGGCCTTCCTCAAAGCCGGAGGGGGCTTGCTCATAGCCGGGCAGGCCTGGGGCTGGGCCAAAGATCACCCAGAGCAGAACACACTGCTTAACTTCCCAGGGAATAAGGTGTGCAGTGTGGCAGGAATCTACTTCTCGGAACACATGGGGGAGCTTGGGAAATATCCGGTGCCCGCAGAAATTCCCTCCAGCTGGCTTTCAGTGTC GATAGGCAAAGACTTCAGAGATGACCTACAGTTTCTACTAGAGGGTGTTCCTGAGTTTGACATTAAAGGCGGGGCCCTTCCATCTGAGCTGATGGTACATGGACCTCTGGCTTTTCCTATTGGACTCACCCCAGATGGTAGAGCCTTCTTTGCAGGAGCCTACTATGGTCAGGGAAAAGTAATTGTGGCTACCCATGAATCATTCTTTGGTCGTGATTCACTGTCAACTTTCCTGGTCAATGCTGTGCGCTGGCTTGACGAAGGCCGTAATGGAGTTATTGGAATCCTGCCCCAGTTTAAAGAGACCCATCGCATTCTGAGCAAAGCAGGCCTAAACTGTCAGTTCACTGGCTTCAGGAATGACCTGAGTGTGTTTATCTGCACCTCCTACAGCGATGCTCAGTATCAAGAGATCCAGGAATTCGTTGCTGAAGGTTGTGGCCTCCTGATAGGTGGCCATGCTTGGTACTGGGCCCAGTGCAACCCTCATCGCAATGTGATGACCGACTGCCCCGGAAACATCATCCTGAGTAAGATGGGCCTGTCTATTATGGGAAAAACCATAGAGCCTAAGGTATATAAGGCCCAAGACGTGTCAAAACAGGAGAAAAGCACAACGTACCACTTCCGTGACATGATCCAGCGCTTTGCTGGACATGTGATCGATGGCCACCAGCTGacggagcaggaggaggagagttTGGACAAGCTGAGGAACGACTGTGCAAATTACCTGCGCATGCAGGCCCACGACAGCGCTTCCTACACCTCCACCGTGGGGCTGATCACGGACATGGTGAAGAAGACCGGCGTGCCTCAAGTCGGACACTCCTGTCCTGTGGAAAGTGCCCGGGACAAACTGCTGCTTCACATGGGCACAGAGGTCTACAAGGTTTGCCCAAACCCAGACGAGCTTCTACCCGTCATCATCTCAGACATTCCCAAGCTACCCGTTGTGTCCAACGCCGTGGTCCGCATCAGCGCCGACACTGCTG GTTGTGAAGAATGGATCAGCACCGGTCTGTATCTTTCTCCTGGAATGAGGACTTACGTCGCTGTGCCCAGCGACATCGCCGGCAAGGGCTGGAAG CTGCAGATCGGCTGTCAGACGGATTATATTGGCAATGCCAACTCTCTGAAACGGGCCCCTGTAGTGCACGAGCGATTCCCTCTAGAAGATCAGATGGTTCAGGTGTGGAACCTCTGGGGAGGACTCGTATACCTGATCgcaccaccaaacaccaaggTGGACGCGGTGCAGGTCATATTCCAGAGCGCCATTAGAGCGCCATACTACAAATCTG GAGAGACCAGTGTGGCGGACTGGGTGAACACGATCCGTGCTGCCCCCGCTCCCTGGGCGGAGTTGGAGTTTGAGAACCTCATCATCACCATGCAGTCAGACGCCGTACGTCAGCTGGACCGCCCAGACGAGGTGGCTGCACTCTGGGACACCATCATGAGGGGCATAGCCGATCTGGCCGCCCGGCCCCCCAAGTTCCCCCGCAAGGAACGCTTTGTGGCTGATATCCAGATCTCTTGTG GATTCATGCACGCCGGCTACCCCGTCATGATTCACTCCTACACCGGCCCCGAGATGCTGAACGTGGAGTCGGCCCGCAGGTCCGGTCTCTGGGGCTTCATCCATGAACTGGGCCACAACCAGCAGCGTGGCGTGTGGGAgttccccccccacaccacagaGTGCACGTGTAACCTGTGGTCCGTGTACGTGCACGAGGTGGTGCTGGGCATCAACAGGGCCGTGGCGCACGAGAACATGGCGCCAGACAGGCGTCAGAGTCGAGCCCAGAACTACGCCCAGGGGGGGAAACAGCTGCAGCAGTGGGACATGTGGACGGCCCTGGAGACCTACATGCAG CTCCAAGACACTTTTGGCTGGGACGCCTTCAAGAAGGTCTTTGCTGCCTACCACAACATGAATAATGTTCCGGGTGACAACAGTGGCAAGATGAACCTGTACGCGGAAACGTTCTCCACAGTGGTGAACAGGAACCTGGCGCCGTTCTTCAAGGCCTGGGGCTGGCCCATTCAACCTAGCACTGAGGAGAAGCTCTCTGGCCTGCCCCAGTGGAGTGACCACCCCATGGCCCAGTACGAATGA